From one Comamonas piscis genomic stretch:
- a CDS encoding alpha/beta fold hydrolase, with translation MQNDTTPIPAPEDATRRRLIVTGLGLAAATGFPLAAWATPSRHSAATPSTPLNPKADTMNYLTTQDGTQIFFKDWGTGQPLVFSHGWPLSSDDWEGQMLYFVQRGFRVIAHDRRGHGRSSQTSVGHDMDHYADDLAALTAHLNLKDAIHIGHSTGGGEVVRYIARHGSSRVAKAVLIGAVPPMMLKGSVNPQGVPLEVLDGIRSSVASNRAQFFKEFSMPFYGYNRPGAKISEGIREHWWMQGMMGSIQAHYEGIKAFSETNFTDDLKKVTVPTLVLHGDDDQIVPLAGSSEQTAKLLPNAKLKVYPGLSHGMCVTNADVINPDLLAFFKS, from the coding sequence ATGCAAAACGATACCACTCCAATCCCAGCGCCTGAGGACGCGACACGCCGACGACTGATCGTCACCGGTCTGGGCTTGGCCGCTGCCACGGGCTTCCCGCTCGCGGCATGGGCCACGCCCTCCCGGCACAGCGCTGCCACGCCCAGTACCCCTCTCAACCCGAAAGCTGACACCATGAACTACCTCACCACCCAAGACGGCACCCAGATTTTCTTCAAGGACTGGGGCACCGGTCAGCCGCTCGTGTTCTCGCACGGCTGGCCCCTGAGCTCCGATGACTGGGAAGGCCAGATGCTGTACTTCGTGCAGCGCGGCTTCCGCGTCATCGCGCATGACCGCCGTGGCCATGGCCGCTCCAGCCAGACGTCGGTAGGCCATGACATGGACCACTACGCCGACGACTTGGCCGCCCTCACCGCCCATTTGAACCTGAAGGACGCGATCCATATCGGCCACTCAACCGGCGGTGGTGAAGTGGTGCGCTACATTGCCCGCCATGGCAGCTCGCGCGTGGCCAAGGCCGTGCTGATCGGTGCCGTGCCTCCGATGATGCTCAAGGGTTCCGTGAACCCGCAAGGCGTGCCGCTGGAAGTGCTCGATGGCATCCGCTCGTCAGTGGCCAGCAACCGCGCCCAGTTCTTCAAAGAGTTCTCGATGCCGTTCTATGGCTACAACCGCCCCGGCGCCAAGATCTCCGAAGGCATCCGCGAACACTGGTGGATGCAGGGCATGATGGGCTCTATCCAAGCCCATTACGAAGGCATCAAGGCCTTCTCGGAAACCAACTTTACGGACGACCTGAAGAAGGTCACGGTGCCCACCTTGGTGCTGCACGGTGATGACGACCAGATCGTGCCGCTGGCCGGCTCCAGCGAGCAGACCGCCAAGCTGTTGCCCAACGCCAAACTGAAGGTCTACCCCGGCCTGTCGCACGGCATGTGCGTGACCAATGCGGATGTCATCAATCCGGATCTGCTGGCTTTCTTCAAGAGCTGA